TCCACATTTTTTATTCCCATTGAAAATTTATCTGATATGATTGTTCTACCTAGAAAAAGGGGAACAGATGAAACCAACCATGATTTACGGAACAGCGTGGAAAAAAGACAAAACCGCCGCTTTGGTGGAGCTCGCTATTGGGCAGGGCTTTCGTGCCATAGACACGGCGTGTCAGCCAAAACATTACAATGAAAAGCTTGTCGGCGTGGGAGTACAGCGTGCACTTGCTAAAAACAATCTCGCAAGAGAAGACCTTTTCTTGCAAACAAAATTCACACCCCCAGGCGGTCAAGACCCAAGCACCATCCCTTATGACCCCGCCGACCCCATCGAAAAGCAAATCAAAACTTCCCTAGCCGTCTCAAAAGAAAACCTCCAAACAGATTATCTGGATTCTTTAGTGCTGCATTCCCCGATTTCCCCCTTTAGCGCGCTAGAAAAAGCGTGGAGGGTCTTTGAAGGGTTTGTGCGAGAGGGAGATGTGAAGCAGATTGGGATAAGCAATTGTTATGATGCTGACCTTTTTAAAAAGCTCTACGAGGTTGCCACCATCAAGCCAAAGGTGTTGCAAAATAGATTTTACGCCACGACGTCCTACGACAAAGAACTCAGAGCCTTTTGCAAAGAAAACGAAATCTCTTATCAAAGTTTTTGGTCACTAAGCGCCAACCCCCATCTTTTGGGCTCAAAAGAGGTTTTAGAACTTAGTGTAAAATACCAAAAAACCGCCCCCGCCATTTTCTACAGGTTTTTAACACACCTAGGAATCACACCGCTTAATGGAACAACATCCCTCGCACACATGCGGGAAGATTTAGGCATCTTCTCTTTTACCCTAGAGGAGGGCGAAATTGAGCGCATCAACGCACTTCTTTAAGGTACTAAAACCAACTTTGGTGCGTGCGAGAAGACGTTAAACAGGAGGGGGT
The DNA window shown above is from Sulfurospirillum tamanense and carries:
- a CDS encoding aldo/keto reductase family protein, giving the protein MKPTMIYGTAWKKDKTAALVELAIGQGFRAIDTACQPKHYNEKLVGVGVQRALAKNNLAREDLFLQTKFTPPGGQDPSTIPYDPADPIEKQIKTSLAVSKENLQTDYLDSLVLHSPISPFSALEKAWRVFEGFVREGDVKQIGISNCYDADLFKKLYEVATIKPKVLQNRFYATTSYDKELRAFCKENEISYQSFWSLSANPHLLGSKEVLELSVKYQKTAPAIFYRFLTHLGITPLNGTTSLAHMREDLGIFSFTLEEGEIERINALL